One Aegilops tauschii subsp. strangulata cultivar AL8/78 chromosome 7, Aet v6.0, whole genome shotgun sequence genomic window carries:
- the LOC109774169 gene encoding putative inorganic phosphate transporter 1-13, producing the protein MFTTWPARRHACSSLFCHLHGAGSAMLYRVLDAVTSVKCETRRAHKQIEVLEALDVARTQLYHFTTIVIAGMGFFTDAYDLFSVSLIADLLGHIYYQSADGKLPGKVAGAVSGVALCGTVLGQLFFGWLGDRMGRKRIYGVTLKLMVVCSLASGLSFHNKPKCVVATLCFFRFWLGFGIGGDYPLSATIMSEYANKRTRGAFIAAVFAMQGLGNLAAGAVVLVLSARFKNTAAYETDQLGQADYVWRIVLMLGAVPALLTYYWRMKMPETARYTALIAKNLKLAASDMAAVLDIDFVSEADADVVQQDEFGLFSMEFLHKHGRQLLGTTVCWFVLDVVFYSLNLFMKDIFNNIGWFGDTAMMSPLEQTYKIARTQAIIVVCGSLPGYFLTVLFIDRIGRIKIQVMGFTMMTIFMIGLAAPYKFWSKPSMHVGFAIMYALILFFANFGPNSTTFILPTEIFPTRLRSTCNGISAAGGKCGAIIGVLWFQYSHTSNRSSLLLLAGCNLIGVMFTLALPESKGMSLEDITGEMEEESEPPEESAMIAEAEFIHSVEIS; encoded by the exons ATGTTCACGACCTGGCCTGCGAGGAGGCACGCGTGCAGCTCCCTCTTCTGCCACCTCCATGGCGCCGGCAGCGCCATGCTGTACCGCGTGCTGGACGCGGTGACGTCGGTGAAATGCGAGACGCGGCGGGCTCACAAGCAGATCGAGGTGCTCGAGGCCCTCGACGTCGCCAGGACGCAGCTCTACCACTTcaccaccatcgtcatcgccgGCATGGGCTTCTTCACCGACGCCTACGACCTGTTCTCGGTCTCCCTCATCGCCGACCTCCTGGGCCACATCTACTACCAGTCGGCGGACGGCAAGCTTCCCGGCAAGGTCGCGGGCGCCGTCAGCGGCGTGGCGCTCTGTGGCACCGTCCTGGGGCAGCTCTTCTTCGGCTGGCTCGGCGACAGGATGGGGCGGAAGCGGATCTACGGCGTCACGCTCAAGCTTATGGTGGTGTGCTCGCTCGCGTCCGGCCTCTCCTTCCACAACAAGCCCAAGTGTGTGGTAGCCACGTTGTGCTTCTTCCGCTTCTGGCTCGGCTTCGGCATCGGCGGCGACTACCCGCTCTCCGCAACCATCATGTCTGAGTATGCCAACAAGAGGACTCGGGGAGCTTTCATAGCAGCGGTCTTCGCTATGCAG GGTCTCGGGAACCTCGCTGCTGGGGCTGTGGTTCTGGTGCTCTCTGCGAGATTCAAGAACACGGCCGCGTACGAGACTGACCAGCTTGGGCAAGCGGACTACGTGTGGCGCATTGTACTCATGCTCGGCGCCGTTCCTGCCCTGCTCACCTACTACTGGCGCATGAAGATGCCCGAGACGGCGCGGTACACAGCGCTAATCGCCAAGAACCTCAAGCTAGCGGCGTCCGACATGGCCGCGGTCCTCGACATCGACTTCGTGTCGGAGGCGGACGCGGACGTTGTCCAGCAGGACGAGTTTGGCCTCTTCTCCATGGAGTTCCTTCACAAGCATGGCCGCCAGCTCCTCGGCACCACTGTCTGCTGGTTCGTCCTCGACGTCGTCTTCTACTCCCTCAATCTCTTCATGAAGGACATCTTCAACAACATCGGCTGGTTTGGAGACACTGCCATGATGAGCCCTCTCGAGCAGACCTACAAGATAGCTCGCACGCAGGCCATCATCGTGGTCTGCGGTTCCCTGCCAGGGTACTTCCTCACCGTCCTCTTCATCGACCGCATCGGCCGCATCAAGATCCAGGTCATGGGGTTCACCATGATGACCATCTTCATGATCGGGCTCGCCGCGCCCTACAAGTTCTGGTCCAAACCAAGCATGCACGTAGGCTTCGCCATCATGTACGCCTTGATCCTCTTCTTCGCAAACTTTGGGCCCAACTCCACCACCTTTATCCTGCCCACGGAGATATTCCCGACGCGGCTGCGGTCGACGTGCAACGGCATATCGGCCGCCGGGGGTAAGTGTGGTGCCATCATCGGAGTTCTCTGGTTCCAGTATTCTCACACGAGCAACCGGAGCTCTCTTCTTCTGCTGGCGGGGTGCAACCTAATTGGAGTTATGTTCACTCTTGCCTTGCCGGAGTCCAAAGGGATGTCACTCGAGGATATCACcggggaaatggaggaagaaaGCGAACCACCTGAAGAATCTGCAATGATTGCTGAAGCTGAGTTCATCCACAGCGTAGAAATTTCGTAA